In Paenibacillus sp. J23TS9, a single genomic region encodes these proteins:
- a CDS encoding ABC-F family ATP-binding cassette domain-containing protein, with protein sequence MSILNVTDLTHMYGDQMTFAHMNFRLLPGEHAGLVGVNGAGKSTLFRLLTGNLLPDAGKIEWASQVQVGFLEQHIGLQPGTTIRQYLERAFQYLYDMEREMNSIAERFADAGDQLDALLRNYGELQAALEHHEFYQVSSKIEDIASGLGIMDMGLDKDVSLLSGGQKTKLLLAKLLLEEPQVLLLDEPTNYLDTIHIEWLTGYLKRYKHAYIVVSHDEHFLNEITTVIFHLAHQNIRRYAGNYQHFKKELALGQAQQHTAFEKQSKEIEKLEAFIDKNRIRKAKQAKSREKMLSRIVRVEKPTDGPSPRFTFATPGVTAGAAVFETKQLKVGYDSPLFKPVSLKVRRGDKIAIVGENGAGKSTLVNTLLGHIQPLEGELIAQEQVKAAYYRQEDIASGETPMERVWALRPDLTQKDIRKVLAMSGLTAEHIRKPICALSGGEQAKVRLSELMLTPSHLLVLDEPTNHLDIRAKEALKKGLEEYKGTILLVSHEPAFYKDWVTDVWTVGEWRASLR encoded by the coding sequence ATGAGTATTTTAAATGTTACCGATCTGACGCATATGTATGGTGATCAGATGACGTTTGCACATATGAATTTCCGCTTGCTTCCAGGTGAGCATGCCGGTTTGGTCGGCGTCAATGGCGCCGGTAAGTCCACTTTGTTCCGTCTGCTTACCGGCAATTTATTGCCGGATGCGGGCAAAATTGAATGGGCATCGCAGGTGCAGGTCGGGTTTCTGGAGCAGCATATCGGCCTGCAGCCGGGAACTACCATCAGACAATACTTGGAGCGGGCGTTTCAGTATTTGTATGATATGGAGAGGGAAATGAACAGCATCGCGGAGCGCTTTGCGGATGCGGGCGATCAGCTGGATGCCCTATTACGGAATTACGGGGAGCTCCAGGCAGCTTTGGAGCATCATGAGTTTTATCAGGTTTCCTCCAAAATTGAAGATATCGCGTCAGGCCTCGGCATCATGGATATGGGACTCGACAAGGATGTCAGTTTGCTTAGCGGAGGGCAAAAGACCAAGCTATTGCTGGCAAAGCTGCTGCTCGAGGAGCCACAGGTGCTATTGCTCGATGAGCCTACGAACTACCTGGATACGATCCACATCGAATGGCTTACCGGTTATCTCAAACGCTACAAGCATGCTTACATCGTCGTTTCTCACGATGAGCATTTTCTGAATGAAATTACGACGGTTATTTTTCATTTGGCCCATCAAAACATCAGACGCTATGCCGGCAATTACCAGCATTTCAAGAAAGAGCTGGCACTTGGGCAGGCCCAGCAGCATACGGCTTTTGAGAAGCAGAGCAAGGAGATCGAAAAGCTGGAAGCTTTTATCGACAAGAATCGGATCCGTAAAGCCAAGCAGGCCAAAAGCCGCGAGAAGATGCTCAGTAGAATTGTCCGAGTCGAGAAGCCGACAGATGGCCCTTCCCCGCGATTCACGTTTGCTACCCCTGGCGTTACAGCAGGAGCGGCGGTCTTTGAGACAAAGCAATTGAAGGTTGGCTACGACAGTCCTCTGTTCAAGCCTGTGTCGCTGAAGGTGCGCAGAGGCGATAAAATTGCGATTGTCGGTGAAAACGGTGCGGGCAAGTCTACACTTGTAAATACTCTGCTTGGCCACATCCAACCGCTGGAAGGAGAGTTAATTGCGCAGGAGCAGGTAAAAGCGGCTTATTATCGTCAGGAGGATATCGCATCAGGAGAAACGCCGATGGAGAGGGTATGGGCGCTGCGGCCTGACCTGACGCAAAAAGACATCCGCAAGGTGCTTGCCATGTCCGGCCTTACGGCAGAGCATATCCGCAAGCCGATCTGCGCACTCAGCGGTGGTGAGCAGGCCAAGGTGCGGCTGTCGGAGCTGATGCTTACACCTAGTCACTTGCTGGTCCTTGATGAACCGACGAACCATCTGGATATCAGGGCAAAGGAAGCACTGAAAAAAGGACTTGAGGAATATAAGGGAACAATTCTGCTTGTTTCCCATGAACCGGCCTTTTATAAGGATTGGGTAACGGATGTGTGGACGGTGGGAGAATGGAGAGCAAGTCTGCGGTAA